In Halarcobacter bivalviorum, a genomic segment contains:
- a CDS encoding ExbD/TolR family protein: MKIKKFDSINVIPFIDVLLVLLAIVLMTSTFIAKGVIPVSLPETKSAQKMKEKKEFTIYIDSQNFYYTNKNKISFEELQIELSTKEKNSLILIKSDKKADFETFVSLLDFLKTLEFLNISIVTEND; the protein is encoded by the coding sequence ATGAAGATTAAAAAGTTTGATTCAATTAATGTGATACCTTTTATTGATGTTTTATTAGTACTTTTAGCAATAGTTCTTATGACTTCAACTTTTATTGCAAAAGGAGTAATTCCTGTCTCTTTACCAGAGACTAAAAGTGCTCAAAAAATGAAAGAAAAAAAAGAGTTTACAATTTATATTGATTCCCAAAATTTTTATTATACAAACAAAAATAAAATCTCTTTTGAAGAGCTACAAATAGAGCTTTCAACTAAAGAGAAAAATTCATTAATTTTAATTAAAAGTGATAAAAAAGCTGATTTCGAAACTTTTGTATCTCTCTTAGATTTTTTAAAAACCTTAGAATTTTTAAATATCTCTATAGTGACAGAAAATGACTAG
- a CDS encoding energy transducer TonB translates to MTRYIFSFFITLVLYTSAFALIFLSFSSFETKKINKKEKKISLNFVQLEKEKQIAPIVQEKKVIKKEEVKKKVEKKIPKKIKPKKILEKKVVKQKEEIKELVKENKAEELKVDTEEKKELSKPKYSYEEEFLKEHLLAIQRIIQKHVKYSNKAKRLNIEGEVLVKFKLTKNGIEGDILTLSGHRLLRKSTIKAIIEASAYFPEVKKNIIIKVPITYKLI, encoded by the coding sequence ATGACTAGATATATTTTCTCTTTTTTTATAACCTTAGTTTTATATACTTCCGCTTTTGCTTTAATTTTTTTAAGTTTTAGTAGTTTTGAAACAAAGAAAATTAATAAAAAAGAGAAAAAGATTTCTTTAAATTTTGTTCAGCTAGAAAAAGAGAAACAAATAGCTCCAATAGTTCAAGAAAAAAAAGTAATAAAAAAAGAAGAGGTAAAGAAAAAAGTCGAAAAGAAGATTCCTAAAAAAATTAAACCTAAAAAAATTTTAGAGAAAAAAGTTGTAAAACAAAAAGAAGAGATAAAAGAGCTTGTAAAAGAAAATAAAGCAGAAGAACTAAAAGTTGATACAGAAGAAAAAAAAGAGCTTTCTAAACCTAAATATAGTTATGAAGAAGAGTTTTTAAAAGAGCATCTTTTAGCAATTCAAAGAATTATACAAAAACATGTGAAGTATTCAAACAAAGCAAAAAGATTGAATATTGAAGGTGAAGTTTTAGTAAAATTTAAATTAACTAAAAATGGAATAGAAGGAGATATTTTAACTCTAAGTGGGCATAGACTTTTAAGAAAAAGTACTATAAAAGCTATCATTGAAGCTTCTGCATATTTTCCAGAAGTTAAAAAAAATATTATAATAAAAGTCCCTATTACATATAAATTAATTTAA
- a CDS encoding EF-hand domain-containing protein encodes MKKVKLIAACFCLLGATSFLVAENLPTRGPLPFSAYDKDNNNLISEKEFDAIKQYRMNQKANNGMPMRNAGNSPSFSDIDVNNDGSISKEELQKHQEKRFNSNKMMNNQGKGQGNRAF; translated from the coding sequence ATGAAAAAAGTTAAACTTATAGCAGCATGTTTTTGTTTACTTGGTGCAACTAGTTTTTTAGTTGCTGAAAATTTACCTACAAGAGGTCCTTTACCATTTTCTGCTTATGATAAAGATAATAACAATCTTATCTCTGAAAAAGAGTTTGATGCTATTAAACAATATAGAATGAATCAAAAAGCAAATAATGGAATGCCAATGAGAAATGCAGGAAACTCACCTTCTTTTTCTGATATTGATGTTAATAATGATGGTTCTATTTCAAAAGAAGAACTACAAAAACATCAAGAAAAAAGATTTAATAGTAATAAAATGATGAACAATCAAGGAAAAGGGCAAGGAAATAGAGCCTTTTAA
- a CDS encoding HAD family hydrolase, which produces MALIMFDMDGTLINSSTPLVNTINYVRENLGFDTLERELILESVNDPKINAAQFFYGTADFTLEQQKLFEEYYDANCLNGLELYSGIKKLIDDLSSEFTLTVATNANSFFAKKMLEHLEVGHYFNTILGYDSVINPKPHPEMVNKILDKHNIKNTRAQLIGDSHKDIMAATKAGVDSVLVNWGFSNHKEDAIETIEELEQRIFQKFN; this is translated from the coding sequence ATGGCACTTATAATGTTTGATATGGATGGTACGTTAATTAATAGTAGTACTCCATTAGTAAATACAATAAATTATGTAAGAGAAAATCTTGGTTTTGATACACTTGAAAGAGAACTAATTTTAGAAAGTGTAAATGACCCTAAAATAAATGCTGCTCAATTTTTTTATGGGACAGCAGATTTTACTTTAGAGCAACAAAAACTATTTGAAGAGTATTATGATGCAAATTGTTTAAATGGTTTAGAACTATATTCAGGAATAAAAAAACTTATTGATGATTTAAGCTCTGAATTTACTTTAACAGTTGCAACAAATGCTAACTCTTTTTTTGCAAAAAAGATGCTTGAGCACTTAGAAGTGGGTCATTATTTTAATACTATTTTAGGTTACGATAGTGTTATAAATCCTAAACCACATCCTGAGATGGTTAATAAAATTTTAGATAAACATAATATAAAAAATACACGAGCCCAACTAATAGGCGACTCCCATAAAGATATTATGGCAGCAACTAAAGCTGGAGTTGATTCTGTTTTAGTAAATTGGGGATTTTCAAATCATAAAGAAGATGCTATTGAAACAATAGAAGAGTTAGAACAAAGAATTTTTCAAAAGTTTAATTAA
- a CDS encoding response regulator transcription factor, with translation MNQDNLQNIIKSTKNLRLLYIEDNEDVREQTLKMLQIFFDDITVAVDGQQGLEEFQKNNKFESTSYDLIITDIEMPQKDGISMITTIREFDSDIPILIFSAHSNTDYFLKSINAGIDGYILKPYNIEQISNSLNNIIDKNKLMPTNEHIIHLHDDFIWNSQEQVLFKDEEPIKLTKNETKLFKLFIKSKGSLKTYDEIDNYIFNDFSDTNKRVRNLVSRLKNKLNCELFESIYGHGYKLKYKKFI, from the coding sequence ATGAATCAAGATAATCTTCAAAATATTATAAAATCAACTAAAAACTTACGATTATTATATATCGAGGATAATGAAGATGTAAGAGAACAAACTCTTAAAATGCTTCAAATATTTTTCGATGATATTACTGTTGCAGTTGATGGTCAACAAGGCTTAGAAGAATTTCAAAAAAATAATAAATTTGAATCTACTTCGTATGACTTAATTATTACAGATATTGAGATGCCTCAAAAAGATGGTATTTCTATGATTACTACAATACGAGAATTTGATAGTGATATTCCTATTTTAATCTTTTCTGCACATAGTAATACTGATTACTTTTTAAAATCAATTAATGCAGGAATTGATGGATATATTTTAAAGCCATATAATATTGAACAAATTTCTAATTCACTTAATAACATTATTGATAAGAATAAACTTATGCCAACAAACGAGCATATTATTCATCTACATGATGACTTTATTTGGAATAGTCAAGAACAAGTATTATTCAAAGATGAAGAACCAATAAAACTAACTAAAAATGAGACTAAACTATTTAAATTATTTATAAAATCAAAAGGTTCACTAAAAACTTATGATGAAATAGATAACTATATTTTTAATGATTTTAGTGATACAAACAAAAGAGTTAGAAACTTAGTATCAAGATTAAAAAATAAACTTAATTGTGAACTTTTTGAATCTATTTATGGTCATGGTTATAAACTTAAATATAAAAAATTTATCTAA
- the ccsA gene encoding cytochrome c biogenesis protein CcsA, producing MKQLTDVLFSFKTTLILLAILAIGAGVATFIENDFGTSTARVLVYNHFWYEAVLVLTTVNLTGIIFKYKMWKHKARFIFHSSFVVILIGAAVTRYVGYEGIMQIREGQTENRMLSLEPYLQVKITQKDATYYKEYPMEFGALGSNSFSHSISFKDKELKVDYNNYFYAKKGKSDMGILTVDVTLNGETKTIKLPGKRGMKGVPKVEDFGDTVVTLEYGSKTLELPFAIRLNDFQLDRYPGSMAPSSYASEVTVIKQDGKKYDYRIFMNRTLHEGNFLFFQSSYDPDEKGTVLSVNNDPGKWPTYLGYFLLTLGLIWNLFDKKSRFWKLTKYVSTKNVASIVAACLISFGSLNLQAEDKLANVTPEKAEIEQYLERFKKDSLETADRFSKLVVQSNGGRMKPMDTLNHEILSKLAGKKEMFGMNADQVILGMLTRPEVWRNMKMIKVTTPKLKEFLGVEKDRKYIAFTEVFKENKYILQEETQKVSMISPNQRGTYEKDIVRLDERLSISYMVYNGSLFNIFPKTNAHEAENNKWYAPLEAMQAFEGDNQKAIETLIRGFLNSVISEQWDIANKFIDMMQEYQTQVGKEVMPPKAQIDREIAFNGLQIFEKLTLAYLFVGFIMLVVAFTVVFNPKIQPRKTTLFFFIMLSLLFAAHTFGMGFRWIISGHAPWSDTYESLLYISWSAVFAGVVFFRKSLLALSASVIVAAIFMFTAHLTSIDPQITNLVPVLKSYWLTIHVSILTASYGFFGLSAILGFMALILFIFRKKKPHLDETIKHITAINEISLIIGLSAITIGNFLGGVWANESWGRYWGWDPKETWAYVSIVIYVLVVHMRFVKKLNNPYAFSVASLLSFASILMTYFGVNFYLSGLHSYATGDPVPIPMWVYYVTALVFATIALAYNNRNLKDDVCHAKQ from the coding sequence TTGAAACAGCTAACTGACGTCTTGTTCTCCTTCAAGACAACACTTATTTTATTAGCTATTCTAGCAATTGGCGCAGGAGTAGCAACTTTCATTGAAAATGATTTTGGTACATCAACTGCAAGAGTTCTTGTTTATAATCATTTTTGGTATGAAGCAGTATTAGTTCTTACTACTGTGAATCTTACTGGTATTATTTTTAAATATAAAATGTGGAAACACAAGGCAAGATTTATCTTTCACTCTTCATTTGTAGTAATTTTAATTGGTGCTGCAGTGACAAGATATGTAGGATATGAAGGAATTATGCAAATTAGAGAAGGTCAAACTGAGAATAGAATGCTCTCTTTAGAACCTTATTTACAAGTAAAAATTACTCAAAAAGATGCGACTTACTATAAAGAGTATCCAATGGAATTTGGTGCTTTAGGAAGCAATAGTTTCTCTCATTCAATCTCTTTTAAAGATAAAGAATTAAAAGTTGATTATAACAATTACTTTTATGCAAAAAAAGGTAAAAGTGATATGGGGATTTTAACTGTTGATGTTACTTTAAATGGAGAAACAAAAACTATTAAACTACCAGGGAAAAGAGGAATGAAAGGTGTTCCAAAGGTTGAAGATTTTGGAGATACTGTTGTAACTTTAGAATATGGTTCAAAAACATTAGAACTTCCTTTTGCAATTAGACTTAATGACTTCCAACTAGATAGATATCCTGGAAGTATGGCTCCATCTTCTTATGCTTCTGAAGTAACTGTTATTAAACAAGATGGGAAAAAGTATGATTATAGAATTTTCATGAATAGAACACTACATGAAGGAAACTTCTTATTCTTCCAAAGTTCTTATGATCCAGATGAAAAAGGAACTGTATTGTCAGTAAACAATGACCCAGGGAAATGGCCAACTTATTTAGGGTATTTCTTACTTACTTTAGGTCTTATTTGGAATTTATTTGATAAAAAATCAAGATTTTGGAAACTTACTAAATATGTAAGTACTAAAAATGTAGCTTCAATTGTTGCTGCCTGTTTAATCTCTTTTGGAAGTTTAAACTTACAAGCAGAAGATAAACTTGCAAATGTAACACCAGAAAAAGCAGAGATTGAACAATACTTAGAAAGATTTAAAAAAGACTCTTTAGAGACAGCTGATAGATTCTCTAAATTAGTTGTTCAAAGTAATGGTGGAAGAATGAAGCCAATGGATACTTTAAATCATGAAATTCTAAGTAAACTTGCTGGTAAAAAAGAGATGTTTGGTATGAACGCAGATCAAGTTATACTAGGAATGCTTACTAGACCAGAAGTTTGGCGAAACATGAAAATGATTAAAGTTACAACACCAAAACTAAAAGAATTTTTAGGTGTAGAAAAAGATAGAAAATATATTGCTTTTACTGAAGTTTTTAAAGAGAATAAATATATTTTACAAGAAGAGACACAAAAAGTATCTATGATTAGTCCTAACCAAAGAGGAACTTATGAAAAAGATATTGTAAGACTTGATGAAAGATTAAGTATTTCATATATGGTTTACAATGGTAGTCTATTTAATATCTTCCCAAAAACAAATGCACATGAAGCAGAAAACAATAAATGGTATGCACCTTTAGAAGCTATGCAAGCATTTGAAGGAGACAATCAAAAAGCTATAGAAACACTAATTAGAGGTTTCTTAAATTCAGTTATTAGTGAACAATGGGATATTGCTAATAAATTTATTGATATGATGCAAGAGTATCAAACTCAAGTAGGAAAAGAGGTTATGCCTCCAAAAGCTCAAATTGATAGAGAGATTGCATTTAATGGATTACAAATTTTTGAAAAATTAACATTAGCATATTTATTTGTTGGATTTATCATGCTTGTTGTTGCCTTTACAGTTGTATTTAATCCAAAAATTCAACCAAGAAAAACAACACTATTCTTCTTTATTATGTTAAGTTTATTATTTGCAGCACATACTTTTGGTATGGGATTTAGATGGATTATTTCAGGACATGCACCTTGGTCTGATACTTATGAATCTCTATTGTATATCTCTTGGTCAGCAGTATTTGCAGGAGTTGTATTCTTTAGAAAATCATTACTTGCATTAAGTGCTTCTGTTATTGTCGCAGCTATTTTTATGTTTACTGCACACTTAACAAGTATTGATCCACAAATTACAAACTTAGTTCCAGTTTTAAAATCATACTGGTTAACTATTCACGTTTCAATATTAACAGCTTCTTATGGTTTCTTTGGTCTTAGTGCAATCTTAGGATTCATGGCTCTTATTCTATTTATTTTTAGAAAGAAAAAGCCTCACTTAGATGAAACAATTAAACATATTACAGCTATTAATGAAATCTCATTAATCATTGGTCTTAGTGCAATCACAATTGGTAACTTCCTTGGTGGTGTTTGGGCAAATGAGTCTTGGGGTAGATATTGGGGATGGGACCCAAAAGAGACTTGGGCTTATGTTTCAATTGTAATTTATGTACTTGTAGTACATATGAGATTTGTAAAAAAACTTAATAATCCATATGCTTTCTCAGTAGCATCATTATTATCTTTTGCATCTATTTTAATGACATATTTCGGAGTAAACTTCTACTTATCAGGACTTCACTCTTATGCAACAGGTGATCCTGTTCCAATCCCGATGTGGGTTTACTATGTAACTGCTTTAGTATTTGCTACAATTGCTTTAGCATACAATAATAGAAATCTAAAAGATGACGTTTGTCATGCTAAACAATAA
- the cmoB gene encoding tRNA 5-methoxyuridine(34)/uridine 5-oxyacetic acid(34) synthase CmoB — protein sequence MNLDELKKKKDDCRKWKNVEPWYTQILKVSDLNVKAPFISYSDWFTVGKRENLTDNEFALIEETAKKLIPWRKGPFNLFGLEIDSEWQSNIKYNLIRPHFNLKDKVVADIGCNNGYYMFRMLEDKPKRLIGFDPSPLTLHQFEFINYFVKSDIIYEMLGVEHLEFYNHQFDFIFMLGVLYHRPDPVGTLKSLARGLNSKGEILIDTFMIDGEDEICLTPNKRYSKIPNIYFIPTIPALKNWLTRAGFEDIEVIATTTTTSEEQRKTKWSFDQSLEDFLDKDDPNKTVEGYPAPKRVYMKARKIQ from the coding sequence ATGAATTTAGATGAACTTAAAAAGAAAAAAGACGATTGTCGAAAATGGAAAAATGTTGAGCCTTGGTATACTCAAATATTAAAGGTTTCTGACTTAAATGTAAAAGCACCTTTCATTAGTTATTCTGACTGGTTTACAGTAGGTAAAAGAGAAAATTTAACTGATAACGAATTTGCTTTAATAGAAGAAACAGCTAAAAAACTTATTCCTTGGAGAAAAGGGCCTTTTAATCTATTTGGTCTTGAAATTGATAGTGAATGGCAAAGTAATATAAAATATAATTTAATAAGACCTCACTTTAATTTAAAAGATAAGGTAGTAGCTGATATTGGTTGCAATAATGGTTATTATATGTTTAGAATGCTTGAAGATAAACCTAAAAGATTAATAGGTTTTGACCCAAGTCCTTTAACATTACATCAATTTGAGTTTATAAATTATTTTGTGAAGTCAGATATTATTTATGAAATGTTAGGAGTAGAGCATTTAGAGTTTTACAATCATCAATTTGATTTTATCTTTATGCTTGGCGTTTTATATCATAGACCAGATCCTGTTGGAACTTTAAAATCATTAGCAAGAGGATTAAACTCTAAAGGAGAAATTTTAATTGATACTTTTATGATTGATGGAGAAGATGAAATTTGTTTAACACCAAATAAAAGATACTCAAAAATTCCAAATATCTATTTTATTCCAACTATTCCTGCTTTAAAAAATTGGTTAACAAGAGCTGGGTTTGAAGATATTGAGGTTATTGCTACTACTACAACGACAAGTGAAGAGCAAAGAAAAACTAAATGGTCTTTTGATCAAAGTTTAGAAGATTTTTTAGATAAAGATGACCCAAATAAAACAGTAGAAGGTTATCCTGCACCTAAAAGAGTGTATATGAAAGCAAGAAAGATACAATAG
- a CDS encoding GGDEF domain-containing protein codes for MKNNILELVKSARTNEQDFKALENIYKLYDQIQYSSNLKQMAEDIYLWLHTNFEVDNVTFALFDIERNSRENIFIEGDEFYLDDSLSFFFIINTHTNLNAIVSFCASSKEHHDVLSKQYNVIESALFQISPIIQNGIIKKNFIESLSLDSVTKVYNRHYLIENLNKQITLSKKEYKKIYFLMVGVDHFKAVIDEFDHEIADQVLVELARIIHSNISEFDMVARLSGDEFLISMLSTSNEIEVAKIADNIIKDFAEIKVTVNDFGHTLQKTVCIGYDVYETTNTSDTIDKTIKNADIALYEAKNRGRSQKFSYKDLTPDDTIDLF; via the coding sequence ATGAAGAATAATATATTAGAATTAGTAAAATCAGCAAGAACAAATGAACAAGACTTTAAAGCACTAGAAAATATCTATAAACTTTATGACCAGATTCAATATTCTTCAAATTTAAAGCAAATGGCAGAAGATATATACCTTTGGTTACATACTAACTTTGAAGTAGATAATGTAACTTTTGCTCTATTTGATATAGAAAGAAATAGTAGAGAGAATATTTTTATTGAAGGTGATGAATTTTATCTAGATGATTCTTTATCATTTTTCTTTATTATTAATACACATACAAACCTAAATGCTATCGTATCTTTCTGTGCCTCTTCAAAAGAGCATCATGATGTATTATCTAAACAATATAACGTAATAGAGTCTGCCCTATTTCAAATTTCACCAATCATTCAAAATGGAATAATTAAAAAGAACTTTATTGAGTCTTTATCTTTAGATTCTGTAACAAAAGTTTATAATAGACACTACTTAATTGAAAATTTAAATAAACAAATTACTCTATCTAAAAAAGAGTATAAGAAAATTTATTTTCTTATGGTGGGTGTAGACCATTTTAAAGCAGTTATTGATGAGTTTGACCATGAAATTGCAGACCAAGTATTAGTTGAACTAGCAAGAATTATTCACTCAAATATCTCTGAGTTTGATATGGTAGCACGACTTAGTGGAGATGAATTCTTAATCTCTATGTTAAGTACTTCAAATGAGATTGAAGTTGCAAAAATAGCAGATAACATAATAAAAGATTTTGCAGAAATAAAAGTTACTGTAAATGATTTTGGACATACTTTACAAAAAACAGTCTGTATTGGTTATGATGTTTATGAAACAACTAATACAAGTGATACTATAGATAAAACAATTAAAAATGCAGATATTGCTCTTTATGAGGCTAAAAATAGAGGTAGAAGTCAAAAGTTTAGTTATAAAGATTTAACTCCTGATGACACAATAGATTTATTTTAA
- a CDS encoding GGDEF domain-containing protein translates to MKYKLNSYNFQMIIALNDHIKTLKKLDDIFSYLSYYLNKDFGINKFEASINHRKIYSNVTEIENNKAESLFIKLNENDKLEVTFYYDSSLEQEKIESSVEAIKTTFNLISQTIYNKYLTYQIKEFSLKDSLTGLYNRQYIDEYLKTILPLSNREKKKIAFLKIGIDHFKAVIDEFDYNIGDKVLQELAVSLKNSVRSSDVVARIDSDEFLVVLHNVDSEENTIKVAQKIIENFKKKKVIVNNITNQTLMKTICAGISMFPDDASKIEEIFRSSDIALYEAKNRGRSQFFKFKKEETNTIELF, encoded by the coding sequence ATGAAATATAAATTAAACTCTTATAATTTTCAAATGATTATTGCTTTAAATGACCATATTAAAACTTTAAAAAAATTAGATGATATATTTTCATATTTATCATATTATTTAAATAAAGATTTTGGAATTAATAAATTTGAAGCTTCTATTAATCATCGAAAAATCTATTCAAATGTAACTGAAATAGAAAATAACAAAGCTGAGAGTTTATTTATAAAACTAAATGAAAATGACAAATTAGAAGTAACTTTTTATTATGATTCAAGTTTAGAACAAGAAAAAATTGAATCTAGTGTCGAAGCTATCAAAACTACCTTCAATCTAATTTCTCAAACAATTTATAATAAATATTTAACATATCAAATAAAAGAGTTCTCTTTAAAAGACTCTTTAACTGGTTTATACAATAGACAATATATCGATGAATACTTAAAAACAATACTTCCTTTATCAAATAGAGAGAAGAAAAAAATTGCTTTTTTAAAAATTGGTATTGACCATTTTAAAGCAGTAATTGATGAGTTTGATTATAATATTGGTGATAAAGTATTACAAGAATTAGCAGTAAGCTTAAAAAATTCAGTTAGATCTTCAGATGTTGTTGCAAGAATAGATTCTGATGAATTTTTAGTAGTTTTACATAATGTAGATAGTGAAGAGAATACAATCAAAGTTGCTCAAAAAATCATAGAAAACTTTAAGAAGAAAAAAGTTATTGTAAATAATATAACAAACCAAACACTTATGAAAACCATTTGTGCAGGTATTTCTATGTTTCCTGATGATGCAAGTAAAATTGAAGAGATTTTTAGGTCTTCAGATATTGCATTATATGAAGCAAAAAATAGAGGAAGAAGCCAGTTTTTTAAATTTAAAAAAGAAGAAACAAATACAATAGAGCTTTTTTAA
- a CDS encoding MBL fold metallo-hydrolase, producing the protein MSLKVQPMGDYQTNCYIITVEGKDFIIDPGVDATRWVLQNVNNPVAILNTHGHFDHVWSNKELSDKLGLKIYTPKDDNFMLEKDPYGFGMTPSCADILVEPDEEFDFDGVKVKFHYFPGHTPGCSAIEIDKHLFSGDFIFRNSIGRTDFPFSSPEKMKQSIDKILKWEKDIRIYPGHGSATTLNSERDSLINWKNYL; encoded by the coding sequence ATGTCGTTAAAAGTCCAACCAATGGGTGACTACCAAACTAACTGTTATATTATTACTGTTGAAGGAAAAGATTTTATAATCGATCCAGGTGTAGATGCAACAAGATGGGTTTTACAAAATGTAAATAATCCCGTTGCCATTTTAAATACACATGGACATTTTGATCATGTATGGTCAAATAAAGAACTAAGTGATAAACTTGGTTTAAAAATCTATACGCCAAAAGATGATAATTTTATGTTAGAAAAAGATCCCTATGGATTTGGAATGACTCCTTCATGTGCTGATATTTTAGTTGAGCCAGATGAGGAGTTTGATTTTGATGGAGTGAAAGTAAAATTTCACTATTTTCCTGGTCATACTCCAGGATGTTCTGCAATTGAAATAGATAAACACTTATTTTCAGGTGATTTTATTTTTAGAAATTCAATTGGAAGAACTGATTTTCCTTTTTCTAGCCCAGAAAAAATGAAACAGAGTATTGACAAAATATTAAAATGGGAAAAAGATATAAGAATTTATCCAGGACATGGTTCAGCAACAACTTTAAATAGTGAAAGAGACTCTTTAATTAACTGGAAAAATTATTTATAA
- a CDS encoding ferritin-like domain-containing protein, whose product MHYHLRLESIVLEAEPKKKIRNFKAFYNDYLNNNLQFDYNYTPYEIKNPSYIDFLKIVLPKSVKKTKYFDTNEGKIILLHTIAHIEYSAIDLALDAALRFKDLPKEYYDDWLEVANDEVRHFEMLEKLLTELGSYYGELEVHTNLFEAMKKTPDFLSRMAVVPRYLEANGLEQNPKIMEKLISNPDEFNKKILKALELILEEEIDHVSKGDRWFKYECERLNLEVEKTYFELLEKVYPGSTSKKYQLNFEARKKAGFSCDELKFLSKQKDCN is encoded by the coding sequence ATGCATTACCATTTAAGGCTAGAAAGTATCGTACTTGAAGCTGAGCCCAAGAAAAAAATTAGAAACTTTAAAGCCTTTTATAACGATTATCTGAATAATAATTTACAATTCGATTACAATTATACCCCATATGAGATAAAAAATCCATCTTATATAGATTTTTTGAAAATTGTTTTACCTAAAAGTGTAAAAAAAACTAAATATTTTGATACAAATGAGGGGAAGATTATTTTATTACATACAATTGCTCATATTGAATATAGTGCAATTGATTTAGCTCTTGACGCAGCTTTGAGATTTAAAGATTTACCAAAAGAGTATTATGATGATTGGTTAGAAGTTGCAAATGATGAAGTAAGACATTTTGAAATGCTTGAAAAGTTACTAACTGAACTAGGTTCTTATTATGGAGAGTTAGAAGTTCATACAAACCTTTTTGAAGCTATGAAAAAAACTCCAGATTTTTTATCTAGAATGGCAGTTGTTCCAAGATATTTAGAGGCAAATGGCTTAGAACAAAATCCAAAAATAATGGAAAAACTAATATCAAATCCAGATGAGTTTAATAAAAAAATATTAAAAGCTTTAGAGCTTATTTTAGAAGAAGAGATAGACCATGTAAGTAAAGGGGATAGATGGTTTAAATATGAATGTGAACGACTAAATTTAGAAGTAGAAAAAACATATTTTGAACTACTTGAAAAGGTTTACCCTGGAAGCACTTCAAAAAAATATCAACTTAACTTTGAAGCACGAAAGAAAGCTGGCTTTTCTTGTGATGAACTTAAATTTTTATCTAAACAAAAAGATTGTAATTAA